The following proteins come from a genomic window of Lolium rigidum isolate FL_2022 chromosome 5, APGP_CSIRO_Lrig_0.1, whole genome shotgun sequence:
- the LOC124656449 gene encoding ferritin-1, chloroplastic-like, whose amino-acid sequence MLQEEEPLDASPTAAPARHNPAPTSPSPRQPPVSPIPSVAHVSSIVTPLTEFDHPEKGDALYAMELALALEKLVNEKLHNLHSVATRCNDPQLTDFVESEFLQEQVDAIKKISEYVSQLRRVGKGHGVWHFDQMLLEEAA is encoded by the exons ATGCTGCAGGAGGAGGAGCCCCTGGACGCGAGCCCTACGGCCGCCCCGGCGCGCCACAACCCCGCCCCGACCTCTCCATCGCCCCGCCAGCCGCCGGTGAGCCCTATCCCGTCCGTCGCTCACGTCTCT TCCATCGTCACACCATTGACGGAGTTTGACCACCCTGAGAAAGGCGATGCTCTGTATG CAATGGAGTTGGCTCTAGCTCTTGAAAAGCTGGTGAATGAGAAGCTGCACAACCTGCACAGT GTGGCAACAAGGTGCAACGATCCTCAACTGACCGACTTCGTGGAGAGTGAGTTCCTTCAGGAACAG GTTGATGCTATCAAGAAGATCTCTGAGTACGTCTCACAGCTGAGAAGAGTCGGCAAAGGCCACG GAGTATGGCACTTTGACCAAATGCTGCTCGAGGAGGCGGCTTGA